AAAAACAATAGGGATCTGATCGAAAGGGCGGACAAGGCTTTATATATGGCTAAACATTCCGGTAAAAATAAAACCGTTTGTTATAAAGAGGAATAGAAAAACTTTTCTTTTTGAGAAATATGCCGATCTCTACAATATGGAAAAGAATCTCCTATTGTACCAAGTATCTCCGACTCAGCTTGAGGAAAACGAACTCACAAAGCGGATCCGGGATCGTGCCCTCGGGAAAGAAAAATTTGATTTTTCTCCGTATTCTTGTTTTATAGAATATAAGTCGGCGGATCCAATTACGGGAATCCAATATAGAGATTGCGTAATTGACTATACACGATGTTCCAATCAAAAATGTATCAAAAAATTAATTTGAGGATATTTTTTTCCTTCGTAGTTTTATTTTTCATTTCCTGTTCTCTGACTCCCAAAGCTAGGATTATTTTGACTTACCCTGAGGTCGAAGTTATTCTTCCGTTTAACGTAAAAAGCGGATTTCGTTTTGTTCAACTTTCTCTTATGCCGGGTCAGGAACCTCTTCGTTTTTTGATAGATACTGGTTCGAGATTTTCATTTTTGGATGAGCGGTATTTTACCGAGAGGGATCCCCGAAAAAGGATTGCGGTTACGTATCCCGGAGGGAAGGACGATTCCTACCGTAAGATCCGAACCATCAGTCTTTTCTATCAAATAGATCCTATTTTTAAGGATATAACCGTATATTCCCATACCTTTTACGGTAATCTCGAACTCGATGGAATTATTGGTATGGATTCATTGTATGATAAGATTATAATGTTAGAATATCCGACTCTGATTCGCTTTTTGCGATATACGGATGGGGAATTTATAGAGTCCGTCATTCCCAGTTTGTCGAGTCTTCAACGAAACGCCAAACCTCTGCGATTTTTTTCTGGCCTTCCCGTGTTGGAAACGAACTACGGCCCAAAAGATAGGGCTCTTCTGATATTGGACA
The nucleotide sequence above comes from Leptospira weilii. Encoded proteins:
- a CDS encoding lipoprotein produces the protein MYQKINLRIFFSFVVLFFISCSLTPKARIILTYPEVEVILPFNVKSGFRFVQLSLMPGQEPLRFLIDTGSRFSFLDERYFTERDPRKRIAVTYPGGKDDSYRKIRTISLFYQIDPIFKDITVYSHTFYGNLELDGIIGMDSLYDKIIMLEYPTLIRFLRYTDGEFIESVIPSLSSLQRNAKPLRFFSGLPVLETNYGPKDRALLILDTGAESSLLELSKPLPGFVEETISSRSVPVLNFQGKVMNIRTQFVRKLCLVSTSSCVENLEILPSGLPVDFSGAPTGVQVQGVLGVNWLNRHKILLNMKRSLIGIVEKDGEK